TATCAGGAATTTTTTTTACAATCATTTCAATTTATATATTAACATTTTTTAGGTTTTTTATTGACTAAAATAATCTTTTGCTGGTAAAGTATTTATTAAAATTCTAAAAAGAGAGGAGGGGAGAAACTGGATGCCCTCTGTAAATGTTAGGGATATGGATTCATTTGAGGCAGCGCTGAAAATGTTTAAAAAGCAGTGCGAAAGAGAAGGAATACTTTCTGAAATTAAAAAAAGAGAACATTATGAAAAGCCAAGTGTTAAAAGAAAGAAAAAAGTTCTTGCTGCCAGAAAAAAATTAGCAAAAAAAATGAAAATGTTATCAAGGTAATTTCTGTCTACTAATATGCGGGAGATTCTGTGAAAGCAGAATCTCCTCAATTTTATTTGATAACCAGGAGGATTCATGAAACTGATAGAGCTATATAAAAAAGCCATTCAAACAGGAATTGAAAATGATCCAAGAGGTAAAGAAGAAGTTTTAAAAGAACTTGAAAAAAGAAAAAAGGATTATGAGGGAATTCCTGATAAGAAAAAAGAATTTTTTGATACAGAATCTCTTGAAAATCCTTATAGCGATTCAAGAATTCTCTTTGGTACAGGTGATGAAGAGATAAAGACAATAATTGCTGGAATAGATATGGAAGTAGGGGAATTGGTTTTAGCGGATTCTTTAAGGAAAAATGGCACTCAGGTAGATTTAGTTCTCTCACATCATCCCGAAGGCGGAGCTTATGCACGACTTTTTTCTGTAATGTATATGCAGGCAGATATTCTTGGAAGATTTGGTGTCCCAATAAATATAGCTGAAAGCCTAATGGAAGGTAGAATAAAGGAAGTAGAAAGAAGATTAATGCCTGTTAATCATACAAGAGCTGTGGATGCAGCAAGATTACTCAATATACCTTTTATGTGTCTGCATACACCAGCAGATAATATGGTTGCTACATATTTACAAAAACTTTTTGATGAAAAGAAACCTTATACATTGGACGATGTTATAGAATTACTTTTAGAGATTCCTGAATACAGAGATGCAGAAAAAAATAATGCAGGACCTAAAATTCTCATTGGAAGTAAAGAAAGAAAAGCAGGAAAAATATTTGTAGATATGACAGGTGGAACAGAGGGCTCAAAAGATATCTTCCAGAGTATGGCTTTAAGTGGTATAAATACAGTAGTTGCTATGCATTTAAGTGAAGACCATCGTAAAGAAGCAGAAAAAAATCATATAAATGTAGTTATTGCTGGACATATAGCCAGTGACACTGTTGGACTAAATTTACTTCTTGATAAAATAACTGAAGGGGAAGATATCAAAATTTTAGAATGTTCTGGATTTAAACGTATTAAAAGGCATTAAGCCTTTGGAATGGATTATCAGAAAGTTTTAGAAGAAATAAAACACAGATTAGATATAGTAGAACTTATTTCCGAATACATAGATTTAAAAAAAACAGGTCAAAATTATAAGTCTCTTTGTCCTTTTCATTCAGAAAAAACTCCTTCATTTTTTGTAAACCCTTCAAAACAAATTTTCCATTGTTTCGGATGCGGAAAAGGTGGCGATATTGTCACTTTTGTGATGGAATATGAAAAAGTAAGCTTTCTTGAAGCTATCTCAATTCTTGCCCAAAAAACAGGTTTAGAATTTGAATCTGTAAAAAAAAGTATATCTCATATTTCCAAAGAAAGGCTTTATGCAATATACGAGAGTGCTACACGTTATTATATGGAACAGTTGAACAATTCTGAAAACGCCAAGCAATATCTTATAAAAAGAGGAATTAATCAAAAAACTATAGAAATTTTTCAAATTGGATATGCTCCTGCAGAAAAAAATTCTTTATATAATTTTTTAAAAGAGAAAAATTTTGATGATATCTTAATTAACTCATCCAGACTGGTTAGCAACTCTTATGATTTTTTCAGAAACAGAATTATTATCCCAATTCATGATTTAACAGGTAGAGTTATAGGATTCGGAGGAAGACTGATAGATTCATCATCTGAACTCCCAAAGTATATTAATTCTCCAGATACGCCGATATTTAAAAAAGGAGAAAATCTTTTTGGATTATGGCATTCAAAACAACACATTAGAGAAAAAGGATATGTAATTGTAGTGGAAGGATATATGGATGTAATCCTCTGTCATCAATATGGATTTAAAAATGTAGTTGCTCCTTTGGGAACTGCTCTTACCCAAGAACAGTTAGAAAAAACAAAAAGAATTTTGAATAATTTAAAAAAATTCACCAATAAAATATTATTAATATTTGATGGAGACGAAGCCGGAATTCATGCCGCACAAAGATCATTATTACCACTTTTTTATGGTGGTTTTATAGCCAAGATAGTTTTATTACCTGAAAAAGAAGACCCAGCCAGTTTTTTACAAAAATATGGAGATAAAGCATTCAAAAATTATATTTCAAAAGCTCTGTCTCCTATTGATTTAATTATAAAAACCTATCCAAAAAATAAATTGAATGAAGGAATTCACAGTTTTCTTAATAGTTTAAGCTATCTCAAAGACCTAATTTATAGGGATGAGCTTTTAAAAGAACTTTCAGAAAAAACGGGCATTAATGAAAAGACCCTCAGAGATGAACTTAAGCAAATTGTTCATAATAAAAACTTTAAAAAAGAAAAAATTAATATTAAAAATTATTTAGTCTCTAAAGAAGAAGAAATTCTTCTTCGTATAGCATTATCTTATCCTGAAAAAATCAATTATATATTGCAAAAAATTAATATTGAAGATTTTGAAGTGACGATAATAAGGAATATTTTTTCTAAAATAGAAGAGTTACAAAAACATGGTCAATTTTCATTGAATAAACTTTTAAATATAATTGATGAAGAAGAAAAGACATTTATTTCAAAATTGATTATGACTTCTGAAATTGATGAAGAGTTAATAATGCAAAATATGAATGATTGTCTTAAAAGTCTTGCTATTAAATCTATTGATAAAAAAATCAAAAAAATTGCAAAATCAGGAGATGAAAAAACTCTTCAGGAACTAATTAGAATGAAAAAAAATATTATAAAAAATCACAATGGATAAAAGTAAGAATTTTTCAGAGGAACTTGCAGAAAAAGATCAAATAGTGAATAAAACTTCACCAACCTATGATTCTTTAAACCTTTATTTTAAGTGTATTAGTTCATTTCCGGTTTTGTCAAAACAGGAAGAAAAAAATCTTGCCAAAACTATAACTGATAAAAAAATGGAGCTCATAAAAGAACTGCTTCATATACCTTTTGTTCAGAAAAAAATTTATGAATTAAGTAATGTCTTTTCAAAAAATCCTGAAAAAGCTAAAGAAATGCTGGATGATGAAGAAGAGATTGATATTGAACAAATTAAGGAAAGATTTATTAAAGTTTCAGAAAACATAAAAAAAATTATGAGAAGGAAAAAAACTACAAAAGAATTTTTGAAAAAAATTTTTGATATTCCCTTAAGAGATGAGTTAACAAATATGTTTGTAGAAGAACTTGATAAATTCAGAAGAGAAATTATAAAAGGTGAGAATTTACAGCCTATTACAGGGATGACAAATGAAGAATTTCTTGATCATTTTATGACTATAAAAAAGATATTCAATGAATTTACTGAGGCTAAAAATAAGATGATAGAATCAAATCTTAAACTTGTTGTAAGCATTGCTAAAAAGTATACAGGAAGAGGATTAAATCTTGAGGATTTAATTCAGGAAGGGAATATAGGACTTATGAAAGCAGTTGAAAAATTTGAATATAAAAAAGGATTTAAATTCAGCACATACTCAACATGGTGGATAAGACAATCAATCAATAGAGCAATTGCAGAACATTCAAAAACAATTAGAATTCCTGTGCATGTCATAGATAACATATGCAAAATAAATAAAATATATCGTGAGTTATATCAAAATTCTGAAAATGAACCCGATATTGAAGAAATCTCATTAAATTTAAATATACCGAGCGATAAAATTGCAGATTTTCTTGCAATAAGTAAAGAACCTGTATCAATAGACATGTCACTCAGAGATGATGATTCTTTGCTAAAAGAGTTTATAGAAGATATGAATTCTCCGAATCCCTATGAAGAAGCATTACATGATGATCTAAAACATTTAATTGAAAAAGTTTTTTCTTTATTGAGTAAAAGAGAAAAAGAAATATTGATGAGAAGATACGGAATAAATGAAGAAAAACCAAAAAGTCTTGATGAAGTTGGTAAGGAATTCTCAGTATCAAGGGAACGTATAAGACAGATTGAATTAAGAGCAATGAGAAAATTAAAACGGTTATGCAGGCTCAAATGGTTGCGGGAGTTTATTAGAGAATCTTGACTAATCTGCCTTTGTAAGGTTATAGTAATTTTGTAGCAAGTATTTAAAGGGCCCATAGCTCAGCTGGCCAGAGCTACCGGCTCATAACCGGTTGGTCCCAGGTTCGAATCCTGGTGGGCCCATATTTTATAAGGAGAAATGCAACGTGAGTGAGGAATTAAACACTCTTATAAAGTTACAAAAAATTGATTCTCTTATCATTTCTTTAAAACAAAAACTTGAAATAATTCCTCTGGAAATTAAAAAACTTGAAGAAAAAATACAAGAAATTGATAAACAGTTTGAAAATGAAAAGAAAAAAATTATAAATTTAGAAAAAAATAAAAAA
The Thermodesulfovibrio yellowstonii DSM 11347 DNA segment above includes these coding regions:
- the rpsU gene encoding 30S ribosomal protein S21 codes for the protein MPSVNVRDMDSFEAALKMFKKQCEREGILSEIKKREHYEKPSVKRKKKVLAARKKLAKKMKMLSR
- the dnaG gene encoding DNA primase is translated as MDYQKVLEEIKHRLDIVELISEYIDLKKTGQNYKSLCPFHSEKTPSFFVNPSKQIFHCFGCGKGGDIVTFVMEYEKVSFLEAISILAQKTGLEFESVKKSISHISKERLYAIYESATRYYMEQLNNSENAKQYLIKRGINQKTIEIFQIGYAPAEKNSLYNFLKEKNFDDILINSSRLVSNSYDFFRNRIIIPIHDLTGRVIGFGGRLIDSSSELPKYINSPDTPIFKKGENLFGLWHSKQHIREKGYVIVVEGYMDVILCHQYGFKNVVAPLGTALTQEQLEKTKRILNNLKKFTNKILLIFDGDEAGIHAAQRSLLPLFYGGFIAKIVLLPEKEDPASFLQKYGDKAFKNYISKALSPIDLIIKTYPKNKLNEGIHSFLNSLSYLKDLIYRDELLKELSEKTGINEKTLRDELKQIVHNKNFKKEKINIKNYLVSKEEEILLRIALSYPEKINYILQKINIEDFEVTIIRNIFSKIEELQKHGQFSLNKLLNIIDEEEKTFISKLIMTSEIDEELIMQNMNDCLKSLAIKSIDKKIKKIAKSGDEKTLQELIRMKKNIIKNHNG
- a CDS encoding sigma-70 family RNA polymerase sigma factor, which encodes MDKSKNFSEELAEKDQIVNKTSPTYDSLNLYFKCISSFPVLSKQEEKNLAKTITDKKMELIKELLHIPFVQKKIYELSNVFSKNPEKAKEMLDDEEEIDIEQIKERFIKVSENIKKIMRRKKTTKEFLKKIFDIPLRDELTNMFVEELDKFRREIIKGENLQPITGMTNEEFLDHFMTIKKIFNEFTEAKNKMIESNLKLVVSIAKKYTGRGLNLEDLIQEGNIGLMKAVEKFEYKKGFKFSTYSTWWIRQSINRAIAEHSKTIRIPVHVIDNICKINKIYRELYQNSENEPDIEEISLNLNIPSDKIADFLAISKEPVSIDMSLRDDDSLLKEFIEDMNSPNPYEEALHDDLKHLIEKVFSLLSKREKEILMRRYGINEEKPKSLDEVGKEFSVSRERIRQIELRAMRKLKRLCRLKWLREFIRES